GTAGTATAATCTCCATAAATGTCAGCATGGTCAAACGTCGTGATTTGATTTTCGATACAAAGGTGTATCAGATGCTCCATTTCGGAAGTGTTCAATTTTTTGTCCCAAATGCCCCAATTCATGGTTCCGGCAATAATGGGTGAGAGTTTTGTTTTCATTTGTATATCATTAAACTTATTTAAAATCTGCTTTTTGATTTTTTTGGGTTTTTGAAAATTTTATTATTTTGCCAACCGAAAAATCTTGAAAACAGATTAGGTCTTAAAATTATAAAAAGAAAATCATAAATCATCCTTAAAATAGGGATGTTTTAAAAAGTTTTAACGCATTATTAACATCTTGTAAGGGATTAAATTTTCACTTTTGAAATGTTAAAATTAAAACACTCAAACATTAGTTTAAATAGAATACTATGGAAGAAAATGGTACCGCTTTAGATATTAGAGCAATTAATGAAAAAATTGAAAGAGAAAGTGCTTTTATCGACTTACTAACCATGGAAATGAACAAGGTAATTGTTGGTCAAAAACACATGGTAGAAAGATTGTTAATTGGACTTTTAGGACAAGGTCATATTCTTTTAGAAGGGGTTCCTGGATTGGCAAAAACCTTAGCCATAAATACTTTGTCACAGGCAGTTCACGGTAGCTTTAGCCGTATTCAGTTTACGCCAGATTTATTACCTGCTGATGTTGTAGGGACCATGATTTATAACATTAAAGCCAATGAGTTTTCAATAAAAAAAGGCCCTATTTTCGCCAACTTCATTTTGGCCGATGAGATAAACCGTGCTCCTGCCAAAGTACAATCCGCTTTGCTTGAAGCGATGCAGGAAAAACAAGTTACTATTGGGGACACGACCTTCAAATTAGAAAGACCGTTTTTAGTTTTAGCAACACAAAATCCAATTGAACAAGAAGGAACTTATCCTTTGCCTGAAGCACAAGTAGATCGTTTCATGCTAAAAACCGTAATTGATTATCCAAAAATGGATGAAGAAAGAATGGTCATTCGTCAAAATTTAAAAGGATCTACTGAAAAAGTGAATCCAGTGGTTACTGTTGACCAAATTTTAAAAGCACAAGAAGCCGTTCGCGAGGTATACATGGACGAAAAAATAGAAAAATATATTTTAGACATTGTCTTTGCTACTCGTTATCCTGAAAAATATAAACTAGAAAGTTTGAAACCGCTTATCGGTTTTGGAGCTTCTCCTCGTGGAAGTATCAACTTAGCCACTGCTGCCAAATGTTATGCTTTCATCAAACGTCGTGGTTATGTGATACCGGAAGATGTTAGAGCTGTGGTTCATGATGTATTGCGTCACAGAATTGGTGTTACCTACGAAGCGGAAGCGGAAAACATCACATCGGTTGACATTATCAACAAAATCGTAAACGAAATAGAAGTTCCTTAGTAGAAACTGAAAACTGT
The window above is part of the Flavobacterium sp. N1994 genome. Proteins encoded here:
- a CDS encoding AAA family ATPase; this encodes MEENGTALDIRAINEKIERESAFIDLLTMEMNKVIVGQKHMVERLLIGLLGQGHILLEGVPGLAKTLAINTLSQAVHGSFSRIQFTPDLLPADVVGTMIYNIKANEFSIKKGPIFANFILADEINRAPAKVQSALLEAMQEKQVTIGDTTFKLERPFLVLATQNPIEQEGTYPLPEAQVDRFMLKTVIDYPKMDEERMVIRQNLKGSTEKVNPVVTVDQILKAQEAVREVYMDEKIEKYILDIVFATRYPEKYKLESLKPLIGFGASPRGSINLATAAKCYAFIKRRGYVIPEDVRAVVHDVLRHRIGVTYEAEAENITSVDIINKIVNEIEVP